One stretch of Lacimicrobium alkaliphilum DNA includes these proteins:
- the aroA gene encoding 3-phosphoshikimate 1-carboxyvinyltransferase, with protein sequence MEQLRLEPINRIDGEVNLPGSKSLSNRALLLAALAEGETLLTNLLDSDDIRHMLRALTLLGVSYQLSDDKTQCKVTGLGGAFTAPEPLSLFLGNAGTAMRPLAAALALSDGQFELTGEPRMEERPIGALVDALTQLGADIRYLKNSGFPPLNINGKALAGGKVQVDGSVSSQFLTAILMTAPLLKDEVEIEIVGELVSKPYIDITLDTMAKFGVRVENHQYQRFIIAKDQRYRSPGTFLVEGDASSASYFLAAAAIKGGKVRVTGIGRDSIQGDRHFASVLEAMGAVVNWGTDYIEVERGNLHAVDMDMNAIPDAAMTIATAALFAQGTTAIRNIYNWRVKETDRLHAMATELRKVGAHVVEGNDFIEITPPAQLKEAQIDTYNDHRIAMCFSLVALSDTAVVINDPGCTAKTFPDYFQQLASISHN encoded by the coding sequence ATGGAACAACTCAGACTCGAACCCATTAATCGCATTGATGGTGAAGTTAATCTTCCCGGCTCCAAGAGTCTGTCAAACAGAGCCTTGTTGCTGGCAGCACTGGCCGAGGGTGAAACCCTGCTGACCAATTTGCTCGACAGCGATGATATTCGCCATATGCTAAGGGCTTTGACCCTGTTAGGGGTAAGTTATCAGCTCAGTGACGATAAGACTCAGTGTAAAGTCACAGGCCTGGGCGGGGCTTTTACTGCACCAGAGCCCTTAAGCCTGTTTCTGGGCAATGCCGGTACGGCGATGCGCCCTCTGGCGGCAGCGCTGGCGTTATCAGACGGGCAGTTTGAACTGACCGGTGAACCCAGAATGGAGGAGCGTCCCATCGGTGCACTGGTTGATGCACTGACTCAGCTCGGTGCAGACATTCGCTATCTGAAAAATAGCGGCTTTCCACCCCTTAATATTAACGGTAAAGCATTAGCCGGTGGCAAAGTGCAGGTGGATGGCAGCGTTTCCAGTCAATTTCTGACCGCCATCCTGATGACCGCCCCGCTGTTAAAGGATGAGGTGGAAATTGAGATTGTCGGTGAACTGGTCTCCAAACCTTATATTGATATCACCCTGGATACCATGGCCAAATTTGGTGTGAGGGTCGAAAACCACCAGTATCAGCGTTTTATTATTGCCAAAGATCAGCGTTATCGCTCTCCCGGCACTTTTCTGGTGGAAGGAGATGCCTCTTCAGCGTCCTATTTTCTTGCTGCCGCAGCAATTAAAGGGGGCAAAGTCAGAGTCACAGGTATCGGCCGTGACAGCATTCAGGGTGACAGACATTTTGCCTCGGTGCTGGAAGCCATGGGCGCGGTGGTTAATTGGGGAACCGATTATATCGAAGTGGAGCGGGGCAATTTACATGCCGTGGATATGGATATGAATGCCATTCCCGATGCCGCCATGACCATAGCCACTGCGGCGTTGTTTGCACAGGGAACCACCGCTATCCGCAACATCTATAACTGGCGGGTCAAGGAAACTGACAGGCTGCATGCGATGGCAACTGAATTGCGTAAAGTGGGTGCCCATGTGGTTGAAGGTAATGATTTTATTGAAATCACGCCGCCGGCGCAGTTAAAAGAAGCACAGATCGATACCTACAACGATCATCGCATCGCCATGTGTTTTTCGCTGGTCGCACTGAGTGATACTGCGGTGGTTATTAATGACCCGGGCTGCACCGCGAAAACCTTTCCGGATTATTTTCAGCAGCTGGCCAGCATCAGCCACAATTGA
- the serC gene encoding 3-phosphoserine/phosphohydroxythreonine transaminase: MSKVYNFCAGPAMLPEPVMEQAKEELLDWQGHGCSVMELSHRSKAFVDVAQQAEADLRELLGIPDDYRVLFTHGGGRGQFSAVPMNLSRQGQRADYLVSGSWSAAALAEAEKYLTPNRVAEVQVVDGLKRVSDASSWDLDADAAYFHYCPNETVDGIAIDGIPDTGDVPIVADMSSTILSGPLDVSRFGLIYAGAQKNIGPSGLSVVIVNDALLGQARAQTPSIFDYQLQAEQGSMFNTPPTFAWYLAGLVFKWLKTQGGVAEMHRRNAQKAAMLYGCIDDSDFYINAIHPDYRSRMNVPFQLQEPALDKLFLQQAEQAGLTALAGHRSVGGMRASIYNAMPVAGVQALVAFMQDFEKRKG; this comes from the coding sequence ATGAGCAAGGTGTATAATTTTTGTGCCGGCCCTGCCATGTTACCGGAGCCGGTAATGGAGCAGGCCAAAGAAGAATTACTCGACTGGCAGGGCCATGGCTGTTCCGTGATGGAACTGAGCCATCGCAGCAAAGCCTTTGTGGATGTGGCGCAGCAGGCCGAGGCGGATTTGCGGGAGCTACTGGGTATTCCTGATGATTACCGTGTGCTCTTTACCCACGGTGGTGGCCGAGGGCAGTTTTCAGCGGTCCCCATGAATTTAAGCCGGCAAGGCCAGCGGGCCGATTATCTGGTGTCAGGTTCCTGGTCCGCTGCAGCGCTCGCTGAAGCGGAAAAATATCTGACTCCCAATCGGGTCGCTGAAGTGCAGGTGGTGGACGGCTTAAAGCGGGTATCTGATGCCAGTAGCTGGGATCTTGATGCGGATGCCGCCTATTTTCATTATTGTCCGAACGAAACGGTTGATGGCATTGCTATTGATGGGATTCCGGATACCGGTGATGTGCCGATCGTGGCTGATATGTCTTCAACTATCCTGTCTGGTCCTTTGGATGTATCCCGTTTTGGTCTCATTTATGCCGGTGCCCAAAAGAATATCGGCCCGTCCGGTTTATCTGTGGTCATCGTTAACGATGCCCTGCTGGGTCAGGCCAGAGCGCAGACGCCCTCTATTTTTGATTACCAGTTACAGGCTGAGCAGGGCTCGATGTTCAATACCCCGCCTACTTTTGCCTGGTATCTGGCCGGTCTGGTATTTAAATGGCTGAAAACGCAGGGCGGTGTCGCCGAGATGCACCGGCGCAATGCGCAAAAAGCGGCAATGTTATATGGCTGTATCGATGACTCTGATTTTTATATCAACGCCATTCACCCTGATTACCGCTCCAGAATGAACGTGCCCTTTCAGTTACAGGAACCCGCATTGGATAAGCTGTTTCTGCAACAGGCCGAACAGGCCGGTTTAACCGCGCTGGCAGGGCATCGCAGTGTCGGAGGTATGCGCGCAAGTATCTATAACGCCATGCCGGTTGCCGGAGTGCAGGCTCTGGTTGCCTTTATGCAAGATTTTGAGAAGAGGAAGGGCTGA
- the gyrA gene encoding DNA topoisomerase (ATP-hydrolyzing) subunit A has product MTDRAKEILPINIEDELKSSYLDYAMSVIVGRALPDVRDGLKPVHRRVLFAMNELKNDFNKPYKKSARVVGDVIGKYHPHGDSAVYDTIVRMAQPFSLRYMLVDGQGNFGSVDGDSAAAMRYTEVRMAKISHELLADLEKETVNFVPNYDGTEHIPEVLPTKVPNLLVNGSSGIAVGMATNIPPHNLTEVITGCIALINNPDISIEELMQYIPGPDFPTAAMISGRKGIEEAYRTGRGRIYLRAKAEIETEDNGKETIIVNEIPYQVNKARLIEKIAELVKEKKIEGISALRDESDKDGMRIVVEVKRNESAEVLLNHLYAQTQLQTVFGINMVALDNTQPKIFNLKEILECFVLHRREVVTRRTVFELRKARDRAHILEGLAVALANIDPIIALIKASQSPADAKASLVAQGWALGDVADMLERAGVDAARPDWLEPEFGIRDGQYYLTEAQAQAILELRLHKLTGLEHDKILAEYKELLELIAELMHILASPERLMEVIREELEKIRDEYGDERRTEITAASHDIDIEDLIEREEVVVTLSHEGYVKYQRLADYEAQKRGGKGKSATKMKDEDFINKLLVANTHDYILCFSTRGRLYWIKTYRLPLAGRNARGRPIVNILPLEENERITAMLPISEFVDDRYVLMATAFGTVKKTELSQYSRPRASGIIAVNLNDGDELIGVALTDGQSDIMLFSDAGKVVRFNEKVRDSETGQVKIDPESGDEILALRPMGRTATGVRGIRLQDNQKVVSLIVPQGDGAVLTVTENGFGKRTPLEDYPAKSRATQGVVSIKVSERNGAVVGAVQVDESDEIMLISDQGTLVRTRVSEVSTVGRNTQGVRLIRTGENEHVVGLQRIEEVDASDALAEEEGLQTEGQQSEQTETDADNNDGTITTED; this is encoded by the coding sequence ATGACTGATCGCGCCAAAGAAATTCTCCCCATTAATATTGAAGATGAGCTGAAAAGCTCTTATCTGGATTATGCTATGAGCGTTATCGTGGGCCGGGCTTTGCCTGATGTTCGCGATGGACTGAAGCCGGTGCACAGACGTGTGCTGTTTGCCATGAATGAGCTGAAAAACGACTTTAACAAGCCGTATAAGAAATCAGCCCGTGTGGTCGGGGACGTCATAGGTAAATATCACCCCCATGGTGATTCTGCGGTATATGACACTATTGTGCGTATGGCCCAGCCTTTTTCCCTGCGTTATATGCTGGTCGATGGTCAGGGTAACTTCGGTTCGGTAGACGGCGACTCAGCAGCGGCAATGCGTTATACCGAAGTGCGCATGGCCAAGATATCCCATGAGTTACTGGCCGATCTGGAAAAAGAAACGGTCAATTTTGTACCTAACTATGACGGTACCGAACATATCCCAGAGGTCCTGCCGACCAAAGTCCCGAATCTGCTGGTGAATGGCTCCTCCGGTATCGCCGTAGGTATGGCGACCAATATTCCGCCCCATAACCTCACCGAAGTGATTACCGGTTGTATCGCGCTGATCAATAACCCGGATATCAGTATCGAAGAACTGATGCAGTATATTCCCGGGCCGGATTTCCCTACAGCCGCCATGATCAGTGGCCGCAAGGGCATAGAAGAAGCCTATCGTACCGGTCGTGGCCGCATCTATCTCAGGGCCAAGGCGGAGATAGAAACTGAAGACAATGGTAAAGAAACCATTATCGTCAATGAGATCCCTTATCAGGTCAACAAGGCCCGTCTGATTGAAAAGATTGCCGAGCTGGTTAAAGAGAAGAAGATTGAAGGCATCTCGGCGCTGCGTGATGAGTCGGATAAAGACGGTATGCGTATCGTCGTTGAGGTAAAACGCAACGAGTCGGCAGAAGTCCTGTTAAATCACCTTTACGCCCAGACTCAGTTGCAGACAGTGTTTGGTATCAATATGGTGGCGCTGGATAACACCCAGCCGAAGATTTTTAATCTTAAAGAAATCCTCGAATGCTTCGTATTGCACCGCCGTGAAGTAGTGACCCGCCGTACCGTATTTGAACTGCGCAAAGCCAGAGACCGTGCCCATATCCTCGAAGGGCTGGCGGTGGCTCTGGCCAATATCGACCCGATTATCGCACTGATCAAGGCCTCACAAAGCCCCGCTGATGCCAAAGCCTCTCTGGTGGCGCAGGGCTGGGCCCTGGGCGATGTGGCCGATATGCTGGAAAGAGCCGGGGTGGATGCGGCACGCCCAGACTGGCTTGAGCCGGAATTCGGTATTCGTGATGGTCAGTATTATCTCACCGAAGCTCAGGCCCAGGCGATTCTGGAATTGCGTCTGCATAAACTGACGGGTCTTGAACATGACAAGATCCTGGCTGAGTATAAAGAACTGCTGGAGCTTATCGCCGAGCTGATGCATATCCTTGCCAGTCCCGAACGCCTGATGGAAGTGATTCGCGAAGAGCTTGAAAAAATCCGTGATGAATACGGCGACGAGCGCCGTACTGAGATCACCGCCGCCAGCCATGATATCGATATCGAAGATCTGATCGAACGTGAAGAGGTGGTAGTGACCTTGTCTCACGAAGGCTACGTGAAGTATCAGCGTCTGGCCGACTACGAGGCCCAGAAACGTGGCGGTAAAGGCAAGTCTGCGACCAAAATGAAAGATGAAGATTTCATCAATAAATTATTGGTCGCCAATACTCACGATTATATTCTGTGCTTTTCTACCCGTGGCCGTTTGTACTGGATTAAAACCTATCGTTTACCACTGGCCGGACGTAATGCCAGAGGGCGGCCGATAGTGAATATTCTGCCGCTTGAAGAAAACGAACGTATCACCGCCATGCTGCCTATCAGCGAGTTTGTGGACGACAGATATGTACTGATGGCCACAGCCTTTGGTACGGTGAAAAAGACTGAGCTCAGTCAGTATTCCCGCCCACGTGCCAGCGGTATTATTGCGGTTAACCTGAATGATGGCGATGAGCTGATCGGTGTGGCGCTGACCGACGGTCAGAGCGATATCATGCTGTTTTCTGATGCCGGCAAAGTGGTGCGCTTCAATGAAAAAGTGCGTGACTCCGAAACCGGTCAGGTCAAAATCGACCCCGAAAGCGGTGATGAAATCCTGGCCTTAAGGCCAATGGGACGCACGGCAACCGGGGTGCGGGGTATCCGCCTGCAGGATAACCAGAAAGTGGTTTCTCTTATCGTGCCCCAGGGTGACGGTGCGGTGCTGACTGTGACGGAGAATGGTTTCGGTAAACGTACGCCACTGGAGGACTACCCGGCCAAGAGCCGTGCCACACAGGGTGTTGTCTCTATTAAAGTCTCCGAGCGCAACGGCGCAGTAGTCGGCGCAGTGCAGGTTGATGAATCCGACGAGATTATGTTGATCAGTGACCAGGGCACATTAGTGCGCACCCGGGTATCTGAAGTGTCAACGGTAGGCCGTAATACGCAGGGCGTGCGCCTGATCCGTACCGGTGAAAATGAACATGTGGTCGGCTTACAACGAATAGAAGAGGTAGATGCCTCTGATGCCCTGGCTGAGGAAGAAGGCTTACAAACAGAGGGGCAGCAGAGTGAGCAAACCGAAACCGATGCTGATAACAACGACGGCACAATAACGACAGAAGATTGA
- the ubiG gene encoding bifunctional 2-polyprenyl-6-hydroxyphenol methylase/3-demethylubiquinol 3-O-methyltransferase UbiG, producing the protein MSQQSAPSETLQQNVDQQEIDKFSALASRWWDLDGEFKPLHQINPLRLDYIARHSQGLFGKKALDVGCGGGILAESMAAQGAQVTGLDMARDALEVARLHGLESGVKVDYQLSTVEDFAHKHAGEFEVVTCMEMLEHVPDPQSVVAACARLVKPGGQVFFSTLNRNIKSYLMAIVGAEYLLNLVPKGTHQHSKFIRPSELMGWLDHTELLCRNIQGLHLNPLSGEYYLSDKNVDVNYLLHCHRPDDE; encoded by the coding sequence ATGTCGCAACAGAGTGCCCCATCAGAAACACTGCAACAGAATGTGGATCAACAGGAAATTGATAAATTTTCTGCCCTTGCCAGCCGCTGGTGGGATCTCGACGGAGAATTTAAACCTCTGCATCAGATCAATCCGTTGCGTCTGGATTATATTGCCCGGCACAGCCAGGGACTCTTTGGTAAAAAGGCCCTGGATGTCGGCTGTGGCGGTGGCATTCTGGCTGAGAGTATGGCGGCACAGGGCGCACAGGTAACCGGCCTGGATATGGCCAGAGATGCCCTTGAAGTGGCCAGACTGCATGGACTGGAAAGCGGCGTAAAAGTTGACTACCAGCTGAGTACAGTGGAAGACTTTGCCCACAAACACGCCGGGGAGTTCGAGGTCGTCACCTGTATGGAGATGCTGGAACATGTGCCGGATCCGCAATCTGTGGTAGCGGCTTGCGCCAGACTGGTAAAACCCGGTGGTCAGGTGTTTTTCTCCACTCTGAACCGCAATATCAAATCTTATCTGATGGCCATTGTCGGCGCCGAATATCTACTTAATCTGGTACCTAAAGGCACCCATCAACACAGCAAGTTTATCCGCCCCAGTGAATTGATGGGCTGGCTGGATCACACCGAGCTGTTATGCAGGAATATTCAGGGCCTGCACCTAAATCCGCTAAGTGGAGAATACTACCTGTCGGATAAAAATGTGGATGTGAACTACCTGCTGCACTGTCACCGTCCCGATGATGAATAA
- a CDS encoding HAD family hydrolase, whose amino-acid sequence MMNNLSSPRAILFDLDGTLLDTARDMGNALNLMLKQHDLPPRHYSEYRPIASHGAKGMLSLGFGERLESLNYDQLRTDFLRYYARQLQQHTCLFDGVALLIAGLEEAGLPWGIVTNKPGHLTIPLLQHFPELSQADVVISGDTLPQRKPHPAQLLLAQKELAVDPGCIWYIGDAERDMQAARAASMVPVLAEYGYICPSEYPHQWDTALRISRPDQLLEYLSS is encoded by the coding sequence ATGATGAATAATTTAAGCTCACCCAGGGCAATACTTTTTGATCTCGACGGTACCTTACTGGATACCGCCCGGGATATGGGTAATGCACTGAATCTGATGCTCAAACAGCACGATTTACCACCACGACATTACAGCGAGTACCGGCCCATTGCCTCCCATGGCGCCAAAGGTATGCTTAGTCTGGGTTTTGGCGAAAGACTGGAGAGCCTGAATTATGATCAGCTGCGGACAGATTTTCTGCGCTACTACGCCCGTCAGTTGCAACAGCATACCTGCCTGTTTGACGGCGTGGCGTTGTTGATTGCCGGGCTGGAAGAAGCCGGTCTGCCATGGGGGATCGTCACCAACAAGCCGGGGCATCTGACCATTCCCTTATTGCAGCATTTCCCGGAGTTAAGTCAGGCTGATGTCGTTATCAGTGGTGACACACTGCCTCAGCGTAAACCCCACCCGGCACAGCTACTTCTGGCGCAAAAAGAACTGGCAGTGGATCCTGGCTGCATCTGGTATATCGGTGACGCCGAACGGGATATGCAGGCCGCCAGAGCGGCCTCAATGGTGCCTGTACTGGCAGAGTACGGCTATATCTGCCCCAGTGAATATCCCCATCAATGGGACACAGCACTGAGGATCAGCCGGCCTGATCAACTACTGGAGTATCTCAGTTCATAA